The genomic region ATTAATGATGACTTGAATGCCCAGGCTTGCATGTATCTGGATATAATCGAGCACGACCTTAAGAATTTAAATAAGGTCATGCATGAGGACCTGGATAGCGTGCTGTCGATACCCGACCTGGACAGGGACGTGAAGGATACCATTGAAGGCGTGAAGCGGGACCTGAGGGAGAGCGAGACTATTGTCGATAACGTGAGGGTCCTATATCACACGCTGAACGAGGACCTACCCATCGAGACGATGGACCTGGACTCGCTCATCCAGGATGCCATAAAAGAAGTGGAGTGGCCTGAGACGAAGAACGTGGGCATTCATTACGCTCCGGAGATGGGCCGCGTTGTGAATGGTACGATATTGCTGAAAGACGTTTTTTATACGCTGGTTAATAACGCGATAATGTGTTCTCGTGGCGATGCGGTAATTGATATTAGTGTGGGTAAGGTGCACGTTGACAGGCAGCCCTTTTATATCGTGTCGGTCATTGATGATTCGCAGGCCATTCCTGATGACGTGAAGGAGGAGCTTTTCGATTTTCATTTTGGCGTTAGTCAGGCGCATGGGAAGGCTTTGCCTTTGTTTCTCGTTAAGCTGATAGTCGATAGGATGGGGGGCTCTATAATGGTGGAGAACAGGGTTCCTGGTGACTATAGGAGGGGTAGCGTTTTTAGGGTTGTGTTGCCTGCCATTGAGGCTGCTGTGATTCCTGAGGTTGAGCCTGTCTATCGCTAGGTTTTATCTTTTTCTTTTTCTGGTTATTATGGCGATGGTTGTTATCCCTGCTATTGTTAGT from Methanocella conradii HZ254 harbors:
- a CDS encoding GAF domain-containing sensor histidine kinase — protein: MMGKHEDGGLQEQLNKASEIVNMVLEIGMSGARARHAEEQLYDVLQTLRGNLNADFITILLREDKNLAAIMGFGEGWETAEGFIEPIGQGFAGKIAETKEHLYVHDARVDPIVISPYIKSAGIRSMLGVPLLYGGEPVGVLQLGWKGTHPFSEMELKILNVAAERCASAIVISRMCEINDDLNAQACMYLDIIEHDLKNLNKVMHEDLDSVLSIPDLDRDVKDTIEGVKRDLRESETIVDNVRVLYHTLNEDLPIETMDLDSLIQDAIKEVEWPETKNVGIHYAPEMGRVVNGTILLKDVFYTLVNNAIMCSRGDAVIDISVGKVHVDRQPFYIVSVIDDSQAIPDDVKEELFDFHFGVSQAHGKALPLFLVKLIVDRMGGSIMVENRVPGDYRRGSVFRVVLPAIEAAVIPEVEPVYR